In Hymenobacter gelipurpurascens, one DNA window encodes the following:
- a CDS encoding OstA-like protein: MSSSKSVFLLFLALLPLLGVAQQRPARPGAQPSPLQKGQPIELVRADALEGGTFNGIQIRKLLGNVSLKQGTTLLFCDSAYQYTERNALEAFSNVRIIQNDTITITGDRGFYDGDTRKARITGNVTLRDPRMTLTTQLLDYELNRNLAYYSTGGHLQDPENTLDSQFGYYSTATKVFSFKRNVKLVTKDNIIDTDTLQYNTISKIAYFFGPTRIKGPQGSLYAENGNYNTVTKVSNFASNAKIETPNYLLGGDKLYYDEANQYGVATGHVSMTAKKDNIVIRGDVGRYWRAQGRAKIYGTPVMRNINQKDTLYLAADTLVSLEGRPPQNKAGVIYAYRKVRIFRADLQGRCDSLTYDRQDSIIYLSHDPVLWNNKNQLTADSMEIQQRKGKIDQMRLYGHAFSVGQDTLLNFNQVKGRNMVAYFGEKSIKKIDVLGNAESLYYALDGDTAVSGVNKALSATMAMRFAEGKLNTITFLTNPDASFIPPNELKPEESKLAGMRWRPKERPTRRQTLGKHFAPLAKKKSAAKPAKKVTVKKAAARKAPVKKKAPVVKPATAPKAATPTPKPAPLKTPVKK, from the coding sequence ATGTCGTCATCGAAGTCAGTTTTTCTGCTCTTTCTCGCGCTGCTGCCACTGCTGGGAGTGGCTCAACAGCGCCCGGCCCGGCCCGGCGCGCAGCCCTCGCCGCTCCAAAAAGGCCAGCCGATTGAGCTGGTGCGGGCCGATGCACTGGAAGGCGGCACCTTCAACGGCATTCAGATTCGGAAGCTGCTCGGTAACGTGAGCCTGAAGCAGGGCACTACGCTGCTGTTCTGCGACTCGGCTTACCAGTACACGGAGCGCAACGCGCTGGAAGCGTTCAGCAACGTGCGCATCATCCAGAACGACACCATCACGATTACCGGCGACCGGGGCTTCTACGACGGCGACACCCGCAAGGCTCGCATAACCGGCAACGTGACCCTGCGCGACCCGCGCATGACGCTCACCACCCAGCTCCTCGACTACGAGCTGAACCGCAACCTGGCCTACTACAGCACCGGCGGCCACCTCCAGGACCCCGAAAACACTCTCGACAGCCAGTTCGGTTACTACAGCACCGCTACGAAGGTCTTCAGCTTCAAGCGCAACGTGAAGCTCGTCACCAAGGACAACATCATCGATACGGATACGCTGCAGTACAACACCATCTCCAAGATTGCCTACTTCTTCGGTCCAACGCGCATTAAAGGGCCACAGGGTAGCCTATATGCCGAAAACGGTAACTACAACACTGTCACGAAGGTCTCGAACTTCGCCAGCAACGCCAAAATTGAGACGCCCAATTATCTGCTCGGTGGCGACAAGCTGTATTACGATGAAGCCAACCAGTACGGCGTAGCTACCGGCCACGTCTCGATGACGGCCAAGAAGGATAACATCGTGATTCGCGGGGATGTAGGCCGGTATTGGCGGGCGCAGGGCCGGGCCAAAATCTACGGCACCCCCGTAATGCGCAACATCAACCAGAAGGATACGCTCTATCTGGCCGCCGATACGCTGGTGAGCCTGGAAGGTAGGCCACCTCAGAACAAAGCCGGCGTGATTTACGCCTACCGCAAAGTCCGCATTTTCCGCGCCGATCTGCAGGGTCGCTGCGACTCGCTGACCTACGACCGGCAGGATTCCATCATCTACCTGAGCCACGATCCGGTACTCTGGAACAACAAAAACCAGCTCACCGCCGACAGCATGGAGATTCAGCAGCGGAAGGGTAAAATCGACCAGATGCGGCTTTATGGCCACGCGTTCAGTGTAGGCCAGGATACCTTGCTGAACTTCAACCAAGTGAAGGGCCGCAACATGGTGGCCTATTTCGGGGAGAAGTCGATAAAAAAAATTGACGTGCTTGGCAACGCCGAGAGCCTCTACTATGCTCTTGATGGTGACACGGCCGTTTCGGGCGTGAACAAGGCCCTTTCGGCGACTATGGCCATGCGCTTTGCGGAAGGCAAACTCAATACCATCACGTTTCTGACCAACCCCGATGCCAGCTTCATACCTCCCAATGAGCTAAAGCCCGAAGAATCGAAACTTGCCGGCATGCGCTGGCGACCCAAGGAACGCCCCACCCGCCGCCAGACGTTAGGAAAGCACTTCGCGCCGCTGGCTAAGAAAAAGTCTGCGGCCAAGCCCGCTAAGAAAGTGACCGTAAAGAAAGCTGCGGCCAGAAAAGCTCCTGTCAAGAAAAAAGCACCCGTCGTAAAGCCTGCTACCGCACCAAAGGCGGCAACGCCAACCCCCAAGCCAGCTCCCTTGAAAACGCCCGTGAAGAAATAG
- the tilS gene encoding tRNA lysidine(34) synthetase TilS, with translation MLDQIQQFIQEHNLFSPTDTLLVAVSGGMDSVVLTDVLHQLGQPFAVAHCHFGLRGEEADADEQFVRKLAKKYDVPYFAEFFQTKQFAEQEGISTQMAARALRYEWFERLRQTQGLAYIATAHHQRDAAETMLLNLTHGTGLAGLHGIKPKNGYLVRPLLPIGKMELYDYLVENHLMWREDASNDSPVYQRNRLRLEVLPVLRDINPNLDQTLQITAERVGGAEEIVRRYVEDTAAQAQREEEQATYLDIRMLQKTAATTLVLHELLRPFGFSYIVTKDIVHSFGAEPGRRFESPTHRLVKDREQLVITRKNLSKFGTHQLALGQEALKIDGLHLRTELHEVAEGFDIPRGKAVAALDADALKFPLIVRAWQEGDWFMPIGMKGKKKLSDFLIDQKVPLNLKDNVQVLCSADGKIAWVIGFRPDERFKVTEETERVLVVKRM, from the coding sequence ATGCTCGACCAGATCCAACAATTCATACAGGAACACAACCTCTTCTCCCCTACTGATACCTTGCTGGTAGCCGTCAGTGGCGGCATGGACTCGGTGGTGCTGACCGATGTGCTGCACCAGTTGGGCCAGCCGTTTGCCGTGGCGCACTGCCACTTTGGGCTGCGCGGTGAGGAAGCCGATGCCGACGAGCAGTTTGTGCGCAAGCTGGCCAAGAAGTACGACGTCCCCTACTTCGCGGAGTTCTTCCAGACCAAGCAGTTTGCCGAACAGGAAGGCATTTCGACGCAGATGGCCGCCCGCGCCCTGCGCTACGAGTGGTTCGAGCGCCTGCGTCAGACCCAGGGACTGGCCTACATAGCCACCGCCCATCACCAGCGCGACGCTGCCGAAACCATGCTCCTCAACCTGACCCATGGCACTGGCCTAGCGGGCCTGCACGGCATCAAGCCAAAGAATGGCTACTTAGTGCGCCCCCTCCTACCCATTGGCAAGATGGAACTCTACGATTATCTGGTAGAAAACCATCTGATGTGGCGCGAAGATGCCAGCAACGACAGCCCCGTGTATCAGCGCAACCGCCTCCGCCTGGAGGTGCTGCCGGTGCTACGCGACATCAACCCCAACCTCGACCAGACGCTGCAGATTACGGCGGAGCGCGTAGGAGGAGCCGAGGAAATTGTACGGCGCTACGTAGAGGATACTGCTGCCCAAGCCCAACGCGAAGAGGAGCAGGCCACCTACCTCGATATCCGGATGCTGCAGAAAACGGCCGCTACCACGCTGGTGCTCCACGAGTTACTGCGCCCCTTCGGCTTCTCCTACATTGTCACGAAGGACATCGTGCACAGCTTCGGGGCCGAGCCGGGCCGCCGCTTCGAGTCGCCGACGCACCGGCTGGTGAAAGACCGGGAGCAGCTAGTCATCACGCGCAAGAATCTCTCGAAATTCGGCACCCACCAGCTGGCGCTAGGTCAGGAGGCGCTCAAAATTGACGGACTGCACCTGCGCACCGAGTTGCATGAAGTAGCCGAAGGTTTTGATATTCCGCGGGGTAAGGCCGTGGCGGCGCTGGATGCGGATGCGCTGAAATTCCCGCTGATTGTGCGGGCCTGGCAGGAAGGCGACTGGTTTATGCCCATCGGCATGAAAGGCAAGAAGAAGCTCTCCGATTTCCTTATCGACCAGAAAGTACCCCTCAACCTCAAAGACAACGTGCAGGTGCTGTGCTCCGCCGACGGCAAGATTGCCTGGGTCATCGGCTTTCGGCCCGATGAGCGCTTCAAGGTAACTGAAGAAACCGAGCGTGTGCTGGTAGTAAAGCGTATGTAA
- the mdh gene encoding malate dehydrogenase, with translation MKVTVVGAGNVGATCADVLATREIANEIVLVDIKEGFAEGKALDIWQKSPVIGYDSRTVGVTGDYSRTAGSDVVVITSGLPRKPGMSRDDLISTNAGIVKTVTEQVVKYSPNAIIIVVSNPLDVMTYQAHLTSGLPREKVFGMAGILDTARYRAFLAEALNVSPKDIQAVLMGGHGDTMVPLPRYTTVGGIPVTELIGKAELDAIVQRTAVGGGELVKLMGTSAWYAPGAAAAQMVEAIVRDQRRVFPVCIELQGEYGINGVYLGAPVILGKNGIEKVIELQLNDEEKAMLETSRGHVKEVMDALDNMSKATA, from the coding sequence ATGAAAGTTACCGTAGTTGGAGCCGGCAACGTAGGCGCAACCTGCGCTGATGTACTAGCCACCCGCGAAATTGCCAATGAGATTGTACTGGTAGATATCAAAGAAGGCTTCGCTGAAGGCAAGGCGCTCGATATCTGGCAGAAATCCCCCGTTATCGGCTACGATTCCCGCACGGTGGGCGTAACCGGCGACTACAGCCGCACTGCTGGCTCCGATGTGGTAGTAATTACCTCGGGCCTGCCCCGCAAGCCCGGCATGAGCCGCGACGACCTGATTTCGACCAACGCCGGCATCGTGAAAACGGTAACCGAGCAGGTAGTAAAATACTCGCCCAACGCCATCATCATCGTGGTGTCGAACCCGCTGGACGTGATGACCTACCAGGCGCACCTCACCTCGGGTCTGCCCCGCGAGAAGGTGTTTGGCATGGCTGGCATCCTCGACACGGCTCGCTACCGTGCGTTCCTGGCTGAGGCTCTCAACGTAAGCCCCAAAGACATTCAGGCGGTACTCATGGGTGGCCACGGCGACACTATGGTGCCTCTGCCCCGCTACACCACTGTAGGCGGCATCCCCGTAACCGAGCTGATCGGCAAAGCTGAGCTGGACGCCATTGTACAGCGCACGGCTGTAGGTGGCGGTGAGCTGGTGAAACTGATGGGTACTTCGGCTTGGTATGCTCCGGGTGCTGCTGCTGCGCAAATGGTAGAAGCCATTGTGCGCGACCAGCGCCGCGTATTCCCCGTGTGCATTGAGTTGCAGGGCGAGTACGGCATCAACGGTGTGTATCTGGGCGCGCCGGTTATCCTCGGCAAAAACGGCATCGAGAAAGTAATCGAGCTGCAGCTGAACGATGAGGAGAAGGCCATGCTGGAAACCTCCCGCGGCCACGTGAAGGAAGTAATGGACGCGCTCGACAACATGAGCAAAGCCACTGCCTAA